One part of the Acidobacteriota bacterium genome encodes these proteins:
- a CDS encoding ABC transporter ATP-binding protein, producing MQQVSAQNLTKIFGEGDTEVIALKDASLDVEAGEVVALMGPSGSGKTTLLRAVSLIDPPTSGKIEIAGETIFEEKKVLIDDRLLRRQRMGIIFQSYNLIPFLTVVQNVALVLTLNGVSNREALKRARALLERLDLAHRADIYPATLSGGEQQRVAVARAVVNDPVVILADEPTAALDSERGKAVMDLLRQLGHEKRAAVIVVTHDERMVKGFDRIYHLNDGILTVEHLNSKEKNGHSAME from the coding sequence ATGCAGCAGGTTTCGGCTCAAAATTTAACCAAGATTTTCGGGGAAGGTGATACGGAGGTTATCGCTCTCAAAGATGCGAGTTTGGATGTTGAAGCAGGTGAAGTGGTCGCCTTAATGGGACCGAGCGGATCAGGAAAGACCACACTTTTACGGGCTGTTTCGCTGATTGATCCACCAACCAGCGGAAAAATCGAAATTGCCGGAGAGACGATTTTCGAAGAAAAGAAAGTGTTGATTGATGATCGATTGCTGCGGCGACAGCGAATGGGAATCATTTTTCAATCCTACAATCTGATTCCGTTTCTAACGGTTGTCCAAAATGTTGCTCTTGTCTTAACCCTCAACGGCGTTTCAAATCGAGAAGCTCTAAAACGCGCCAGAGCATTATTGGAAAGACTTGATTTAGCTCATCGGGCAGATATTTACCCAGCCACGCTTTCCGGTGGTGAACAACAGCGAGTAGCGGTTGCCCGTGCCGTCGTCAACGACCCGGTAGTGATTCTCGCCGATGAGCCAACCGCCGCACTTGATTCCGAAAGAGGCAAAGCCGTTATGGATTTATTACGGCAACTCGGACACGAGAAACGAGCAGCAGTCATTGTCGTAACTCATGACGAGCGCATGGTTAAAGGCTTCGACCGCATTTATCACTTGAACGATGGAATTCTTACGGTTGAACATTTGAATTCTAAAGAAAAGAACGGACATTCGGCGATGGAATGA